From one Polynucleobacter sp. UK-FUSCHL-C3 genomic stretch:
- a CDS encoding XdhC family protein has translation MNSTDYIVLKTALAWLHEGKRMAIATVVQTWGSSPRPVGSWLAIREDGQVVGSVSGGCVEDDLIRRVQTEILTRNTPELVVYGVSKEEAARFGLPCGGTIRLLVEPRPEQGILDSILEKIESHQIILRRVNLGSGKSTLHLGTREDGFSLSESEMQTSYGPRWRMFVIGAGQLSLYVANFALAADFDVVVIDPREEYTEGLSQEGIQFIKGMPDDVMQELGIDSHTAIVALTHDPKIDDLALIDALQSKAFYIGALGSYTNTVKRKERLREFNLSTEQLDRLHGPVGLSIGALTPPEIAVSVMAEVIAVKYGKQT, from the coding sequence ATGAATAGTACAGATTACATCGTCCTCAAAACTGCCCTAGCGTGGTTACACGAAGGCAAGCGCATGGCCATCGCGACGGTGGTCCAAACCTGGGGCTCCTCCCCGCGGCCTGTTGGTTCATGGCTTGCGATTCGGGAGGATGGACAAGTGGTTGGCTCGGTATCTGGTGGATGCGTGGAGGATGATTTAATCCGGCGGGTACAGACTGAGATCTTGACGCGCAATACCCCTGAACTCGTGGTGTATGGCGTTAGCAAAGAGGAAGCGGCTCGCTTTGGTTTGCCCTGTGGTGGCACAATACGCTTATTGGTTGAGCCCAGACCAGAGCAAGGTATTTTAGACAGCATTCTCGAGAAGATTGAAAGCCATCAGATCATATTACGACGGGTTAATCTTGGTTCAGGTAAATCCACCCTTCACCTGGGAACCAGAGAAGATGGTTTCTCGCTAAGCGAGTCTGAGATGCAAACCTCCTACGGACCCCGTTGGCGTATGTTCGTGATTGGCGCAGGACAACTCTCTTTATATGTTGCTAATTTTGCTCTAGCGGCAGACTTTGATGTAGTGGTCATTGACCCCCGTGAGGAATACACCGAGGGTCTTAGCCAAGAAGGTATCCAGTTCATCAAAGGCATGCCCGATGATGTGATGCAAGAATTAGGGATTGACTCCCACACTGCGATTGTGGCTCTCACGCACGACCCCAAGATTGATGATCTTGCCCTGATCGACGCCCTGCAATCAAAAGCCTTCTATATTGGAGCGCTAGGCAGTTACACCAACACCGTCAAGCGTAAAGAGCGTCTGCGGGAGTTCAATTTATCGACCGAGCAACTCGATCGTTTGCATGGGCCTGTGGGTTTATCCATTGGCGCCCTAACGCCTCCAGAGATTGCGGTCTCGGTAATGGCCGAAGTGATTGCAGTCAAGTACGGCAAGCAAACCTAA
- a CDS encoding thiazole synthase: MTAPLPSHLNDPLILYGESFASRLLLGTSRYPSPQVLETAVQRARPAMITASLRRQGSAATEAHSGFWELLKKMAVPVLPNTAGCHSPQEVITTAQMAREVFETHWIKLELIGDDYTLQPDTLRLVQTAEHLIKDGFKVLPYCTEDLILCQRLVDVGCQAVMPWAAPIGTGQGPLNPYALKLLRERLSVPLLVDAGLGLPSHACTVMEWGFDGVLLNTAVALAHDPVSMANAFAQAVDAGRQAYLSGAMQAQDSAQASTPLVGTPFWHQDQGANS, encoded by the coding sequence ATGACCGCTCCTCTTCCTTCCCATCTCAACGATCCATTAATTCTGTATGGTGAGTCTTTTGCGAGTCGCTTATTACTAGGTACTTCTCGCTATCCATCGCCTCAGGTTCTCGAGACCGCGGTGCAACGTGCGCGCCCTGCCATGATTACAGCGAGTCTGCGCCGTCAGGGCTCTGCTGCAACAGAAGCGCACAGCGGCTTTTGGGAACTCCTCAAGAAAATGGCAGTCCCGGTTTTGCCCAATACTGCTGGCTGTCATAGTCCTCAAGAGGTCATTACCACCGCCCAAATGGCGCGTGAGGTTTTTGAGACCCACTGGATCAAGCTCGAGTTAATTGGTGATGACTACACTTTGCAACCCGATACCTTACGTCTTGTTCAAACCGCTGAGCATCTGATTAAAGATGGCTTTAAGGTTTTGCCCTATTGCACCGAGGATTTAATTTTGTGTCAGCGTTTGGTCGATGTAGGTTGCCAGGCGGTGATGCCATGGGCTGCTCCGATTGGCACGGGTCAAGGCCCCCTCAATCCCTATGCTCTCAAGTTATTACGCGAGCGCCTATCAGTCCCCCTGCTTGTGGATGCGGGTCTTGGCCTTCCCTCGCATGCGTGCACGGTAATGGAATGGGGCTTTGATGGGGTGTTACTCAATACTGCTGTTGCTCTAGCCCACGACCCAGTATCAATGGCTAATGCCTTTGCACAAGCAGTTGATGCCGGACGTCAAGCCTACTTATCTGGTGCCATGCAAGCGCAAGACTCTGCGCAAGCCAGCACTCCATTAGTCGGGACTCCGTTCTGGCATCAAGATCAAGGAGCTAACTCGTGA
- a CDS encoding nucleotidyltransferase family protein, with protein MNAKQTKLAILLLAAGQGSRLGNIAKALLKKDGIPLIQRFWQEASSLNAIESISVLGFYADGIEPLAKQYSRVVINQQAEEGHGSSVRLGLESLDTHFDLLLIALVDQPSITQTSLELLLNTFETQGDEIDALVPCYQGQRGNPIVMRRRAVLEILDTPTQVCREWLDLHPSRVHFLETNRAEFIADVDTLEDLQREHLEY; from the coding sequence ATGAACGCAAAGCAAACAAAACTCGCAATACTTCTTCTGGCGGCTGGGCAAGGCAGTCGCTTGGGAAACATTGCGAAGGCGCTCCTAAAAAAAGATGGCATACCCTTGATCCAGCGCTTTTGGCAAGAGGCATCCTCATTAAATGCCATCGAATCGATCAGCGTCTTGGGGTTTTATGCAGATGGGATTGAGCCACTAGCAAAACAATATTCACGGGTAGTAATCAATCAGCAAGCAGAAGAGGGACATGGATCGTCAGTACGGTTAGGACTGGAGTCTCTCGATACCCATTTTGATCTTCTACTGATTGCTTTAGTCGATCAACCCAGCATTACTCAAACATCACTAGAGTTATTACTCAATACTTTTGAGACGCAAGGGGACGAAATAGATGCACTAGTGCCATGCTATCAAGGACAGCGTGGTAATCCAATTGTGATGCGCCGTAGAGCAGTGCTTGAGATCTTAGATACGCCTACACAAGTGTGTCGCGAATGGCTAGATCTGCATCCTAGCCGAGTTCATTTTCTGGAAACTAATCGAGCTGAATTCATTGCAGATGTCGATACTCTAGAGGATCTTCAGAGAGAGCATCTAGAGTATTAA
- a CDS encoding MIP/aquaporin family protein has translation MMKSYIAEFVGTALLLAIVAGSGIMGDTLAGGNAAVALLGNSIATGAGLYVLIVLLGPISGAHFNPVVSLMFWKLGHLDLKKLITYWACQFSGAIVGIWITHLMFGLAIMQESAKERTGLGIWASELISTLVLLSVIRIGDQGTKDKVPMLVALTVTAGYWFTSSTFFANPAVAVARSMTNTFVGIAPLDVPGFVIAEMIAALIIVLFFCKATK, from the coding sequence ATGATGAAATCCTATATTGCCGAGTTCGTTGGTACTGCTTTATTGCTCGCTATTGTTGCAGGTAGCGGCATTATGGGCGATACCCTAGCGGGAGGAAATGCTGCCGTTGCTTTATTAGGAAACAGTATCGCGACCGGAGCAGGGCTCTATGTATTGATTGTTCTGTTGGGACCAATATCTGGAGCACACTTTAATCCGGTGGTGAGCCTCATGTTTTGGAAGCTTGGGCACCTTGATCTCAAAAAACTCATTACTTACTGGGCTTGTCAGTTCAGTGGTGCCATAGTAGGTATTTGGATCACCCATCTGATGTTCGGTCTAGCGATCATGCAAGAGTCCGCCAAGGAGAGGACTGGATTAGGCATCTGGGCTAGCGAGTTAATCTCAACCCTAGTATTACTCTCAGTGATTCGGATTGGTGATCAGGGAACAAAAGATAAAGTGCCGATGTTAGTAGCCTTGACCGTCACCGCAGGGTATTGGTTTACCTCATCTACCTTTTTTGCCAATCCCGCTGTAGCAGTAGCAAGAAGCATGACCAATACCTTTGTGGGCATTGCGCCATTGGATGTGCCTGGGTTTGTGATTGCCGAAATGATTGCCGCTCTCATCATTGTTTTATTCTTTTGCAAGGCCACAAAGTAA
- a CDS encoding arsenate reductase ArsC, whose amino-acid sequence MKKYNVLFLCTHNSARSVLGEALASTHNSGLFVGYSAGSTPGTAVNPFAKALALEMGYDESKLRSKSWDEFGLPNAPKMDIIITVCDNAAGEVCPIWPGNPATAHWGFPDPSQVTGTDLEKRTAFVAVANGLKKRIDLLASMSLEKLDSMALKEIHQKA is encoded by the coding sequence ATGAAAAAATACAACGTTCTCTTTTTGTGTACCCATAACTCCGCGCGCTCAGTGCTGGGTGAGGCCTTGGCTTCAACCCATAATAGCGGCCTCTTTGTGGGCTATTCTGCAGGCTCAACACCAGGTACAGCGGTCAATCCATTTGCGAAGGCCTTAGCGCTCGAGATGGGATATGACGAGTCCAAATTACGTAGCAAGAGCTGGGATGAGTTTGGTTTACCCAATGCACCCAAGATGGATATCATCATCACCGTTTGCGATAACGCTGCCGGTGAGGTTTGTCCGATATGGCCCGGCAATCCAGCTACCGCACACTGGGGTTTTCCTGATCCATCGCAAGTGACGGGTACAGACCTTGAGAAGCGAACTGCATTTGTTGCCGTTGCCAATGGACTTAAGAAACGGATTGATCTATTGGCTAGCATGTCGCTTGAGAAACTCGATTCTATGGCGCTCAAAGAGATTCATCAGAAAGCATGA
- a CDS encoding fumarylacetoacetate hydrolase family protein: MRLFSYQDKKGRHTVGVINNQNVSSFIDLCATDSRIPNRLLELIEADPHFLMVKDALANPQAVRGELSEITFTTLIDRPGKIICMGLNYADHAKEGGHARPEYPSFFMRGPSSLTAHQAPIIRPRVSTKLDYEAELAFVIGKQARHCTLENALEHVVGYSIFNDGSVRDYQRKSTQWTIGKNFDQTGAFGPWLVSTDELPLGASGLQIQSRLNGQVMQNANTKDFLWGVAETIVLITECMSLEPGDVVITGTPAGVGYARTPPVFMKPGDICEVEIEGIGILRNTIADES, from the coding sequence ATGCGATTATTTAGCTATCAAGATAAAAAAGGTCGGCATACTGTTGGTGTAATCAACAACCAGAACGTAAGTAGTTTTATTGATCTTTGCGCCACGGACTCTAGGATTCCTAATCGTCTGCTGGAGCTTATTGAAGCGGACCCTCATTTTTTAATGGTGAAAGATGCCTTAGCCAACCCTCAGGCTGTGCGAGGGGAGTTAAGTGAAATCACCTTTACTACCTTGATTGATCGCCCCGGAAAGATCATCTGCATGGGGCTTAACTATGCCGATCATGCCAAAGAGGGTGGCCATGCTAGACCCGAGTACCCCAGTTTTTTTATGCGAGGACCTAGTTCTTTAACAGCGCATCAAGCACCCATCATTCGTCCTCGGGTATCGACAAAACTAGATTACGAGGCAGAGCTTGCCTTTGTGATCGGTAAGCAGGCTAGACACTGCACGCTTGAAAACGCCCTAGAGCATGTAGTGGGCTATAGCATCTTTAATGATGGCAGTGTGCGCGACTACCAACGTAAGTCAACCCAATGGACCATCGGTAAAAACTTTGACCAAACGGGTGCTTTTGGTCCATGGCTGGTGAGCACAGATGAGCTACCCCTAGGAGCCTCGGGACTTCAGATCCAGTCTCGCCTAAATGGTCAGGTCATGCAAAATGCCAATACTAAGGATTTCTTATGGGGTGTTGCTGAGACCATAGTGCTCATCACTGAATGTATGAGTTTAGAACCTGGTGATGTGGTGATTACTGGTACACCAGCAGGCGTTGGTTATGCCAGAACCCCACCCGTGTTTATGAAGCCAGGAGATATTTGCGAAGTGGAGATCGAAGGAATTGGTATCCTACGCAATACTATTGCAGACGAGAGCTAA
- a CDS encoding metalloregulator ArsR/SmtB family transcription factor, with protein sequence MKNIDAIEVLLALGQESRLNIFRLIVQRGEAGLTPSQLIEKLGIPNATLSFHLKELAKAKLLLVERQSRNLIYRPNPKQIESLSDFLMDNCCGGKSCSPSVSKKKVVCP encoded by the coding sequence ATGAAAAACATAGATGCCATTGAAGTCCTCCTAGCTTTAGGTCAGGAGTCTCGTCTTAATATCTTCCGCTTGATCGTGCAACGCGGTGAAGCAGGCTTAACCCCTAGTCAATTAATCGAGAAGTTAGGGATACCCAATGCAACCCTGAGCTTTCATCTGAAAGAGTTAGCCAAAGCGAAGTTACTCCTAGTTGAGCGTCAGAGCCGCAACCTAATTTATCGCCCCAATCCCAAGCAAATTGAGAGCCTTAGTGACTTTCTGATGGACAACTGTTGCGGGGGTAAATCGTGCAGTCCTTCAGTTAGCAAGAAAAAGGTGGTGTGCCCATGA
- the thiD gene encoding bifunctional hydroxymethylpyrimidine kinase/phosphomethylpyrimidine kinase: MKPSTPSPIFIPKVLSIAGSDSGGGAGIQADLKVITALGGFGMTAITAITAQNTMGVTRIQDIDLDVVEAQIDAVVTDIGVDIVKIGMLASPAIVKTVARCLKKHQIKQIVLDPVLMATSGASLGGDDTAKAMVAELFPLTTIITPNLHEASILLGRPIQKTSHFKEAAQELLAMGPKAVLIKGGHLEGEPKDLLDYLIWHDMKDGEPVVLHQEFLHPRIPTLNTHGTGCSLSSAIATYLADKHDLKHSVAKAISFVTAAIEAGQRLDIGKGPGPLWHMHDFYPTKLPEAD; the protein is encoded by the coding sequence ATGAAACCATCCACACCAAGCCCCATCTTTATCCCCAAAGTACTTAGTATTGCTGGCTCTGATAGTGGTGGTGGAGCTGGTATTCAGGCGGATCTGAAGGTGATCACTGCATTGGGTGGCTTTGGTATGACCGCAATTACAGCGATCACGGCACAAAACACGATGGGTGTGACCCGCATTCAAGATATTGATTTAGATGTCGTGGAAGCCCAAATTGATGCCGTGGTTACCGATATCGGCGTTGATATTGTGAAGATCGGTATGCTGGCAAGCCCCGCAATTGTTAAAACTGTTGCTCGTTGCCTCAAGAAACACCAAATCAAACAGATTGTTCTCGACCCAGTCTTAATGGCAACCTCAGGTGCTAGTTTGGGTGGCGATGATACGGCAAAAGCGATGGTTGCAGAACTTTTTCCACTCACTACCATCATTACGCCTAATCTACACGAAGCATCGATCTTGCTAGGCAGACCTATCCAGAAAACATCTCACTTTAAAGAGGCCGCACAAGAGCTCTTAGCAATGGGACCCAAGGCCGTATTAATTAAAGGTGGTCATCTTGAGGGTGAGCCTAAAGATCTGCTGGACTATTTAATCTGGCATGACATGAAGGATGGCGAGCCAGTCGTTTTGCATCAAGAGTTTTTGCATCCCCGTATTCCGACTCTAAACACCCACGGAACGGGTTGCTCTTTATCCTCTGCGATCGCTACCTATTTAGCTGATAAGCATGATCTAAAACATTCAGTCGCAAAGGCAATCTCATTTGTAACAGCAGCCATTGAAGCGGGGCAGAGATTGGATATCGGAAAGGGTCCTGGACCTTTGTGGCATATGCATGACTTCTATCCCACCAAACTACCCGAAGCCGATTAA
- a CDS encoding ArsI/CadI family heavy metal resistance metalloenzyme: MKRLHVHVAVKEISGSIPFYSKLFGCEPTVIKSDYAKWQLEDPKVNFAISARGAPVGINHLGIQVDDASELSEMKTRLDQIQGEVVEEMGTACCYAQSDKYWVNDPAGIPWETFHTLDSIPVFNQSESTSADACCVPSPVASVAISSITKKSCC; this comes from the coding sequence ATGAAACGACTCCATGTTCATGTTGCTGTGAAAGAGATCTCAGGCAGTATCCCGTTTTACTCCAAACTGTTTGGTTGCGAACCTACGGTAATTAAAAGTGATTATGCAAAATGGCAGCTCGAGGATCCTAAGGTAAATTTTGCAATATCAGCTCGTGGCGCACCGGTAGGGATTAATCATCTTGGTATTCAAGTTGATGATGCGAGTGAGTTGAGTGAGATGAAGACTCGTTTGGATCAAATCCAAGGGGAGGTGGTTGAGGAGATGGGCACGGCATGCTGCTATGCGCAATCTGATAAGTATTGGGTGAATGATCCCGCTGGAATCCCTTGGGAAACTTTTCATACCCTGGATTCAATCCCTGTTTTTAATCAATCTGAATCGACAAGTGCTGATGCCTGCTGTGTTCCATCCCCAGTAGCAAGTGTTGCTATTTCGTCGATTACTAAAAAATCATGTTGTTAA
- a CDS encoding GGDEF domain-containing protein, which produces MKESFALIMFDIDHFKYVNDQYGHLVGDLVLKNLVTHCQSILRDIDLLGRVGGEEFLVILPNTDEGRAMDVAERLRTQISQKTLALANQNKIKITISNGIAIFDPKNEIDLIHSVLADKYYQQADFAMYLAKQKGRNQTRVWKAT; this is translated from the coding sequence ATTAAAGAATCCTTTGCATTAATTATGTTCGATATCGACCATTTTAAATATGTGAATGATCAATATGGCCACTTAGTGGGCGACCTTGTGCTTAAAAATCTAGTGACCCACTGCCAGTCAATTTTGCGAGATATTGATCTATTGGGTCGAGTGGGCGGGGAAGAGTTTTTGGTGATATTGCCAAATACCGATGAAGGTAGGGCGATGGATGTTGCCGAGCGTTTACGTACTCAAATATCTCAAAAGACCCTAGCGTTGGCTAATCAAAATAAAATAAAAATTACGATTAGTAATGGCATCGCAATTTTTGATCCTAAGAATGAAATTGATTTGATCCATTCCGTCTTAGCCGACAAATACTATCAGCAAGCTGATTTTGCTATGTATTTGGCAAAACAAAAGGGGCGCAATCAAACTAGAGTTTGGAAGGCCACTTAG
- the thiS gene encoding sulfur carrier protein ThiS: MMRVLVNQNPRELAPASKVSDLLALIDAKPPYAVAVNLQFLPKSQHADYVLQENDAVEIISPVTGG; this comes from the coding sequence ATGATGCGCGTACTCGTTAACCAAAATCCCCGAGAGCTTGCGCCTGCTTCGAAGGTGAGTGATCTCTTAGCTCTCATCGATGCCAAACCGCCGTATGCGGTTGCCGTCAACTTACAGTTCTTGCCAAAGTCGCAACATGCGGACTATGTACTGCAAGAGAACGATGCGGTTGAGATCATCTCCCCAGTAACCGGTGGTTAA
- a CDS encoding thiamine phosphate synthase: MSHIRELAKHIVAAHRNDDLCLPLPAFSPSNPLPVIKTESGQDQYELASTIAAIEMGFIESDARVLGKAWSRMIKHEGDFNPKAWPTRPEYFDMLPYSREMNPKAFKACPKHLGLYGVFPDSDWIARMVDAELPTAQLRFKSEDPKEISKQIKAAVAAVEGSKTLLFINDHWQEAIAAGAYGVHLGQEDLADANLDAIRDAGLRLGLSTHGYAELVIADRICPSYIAMGAVFPTNLKRMPTAPQGLGRLYAYAKLMQHYPLVAIGGIDETSINAVAQSGVGSVAVVRAIVAAADPKAAVKRLQELMKTN; the protein is encoded by the coding sequence GTGAGCCATATCCGCGAGTTAGCAAAACACATTGTGGCGGCGCATCGCAACGATGATCTTTGTTTGCCATTGCCTGCTTTTAGCCCCAGTAATCCTCTACCGGTGATAAAGACCGAGAGCGGGCAAGATCAATATGAATTAGCCAGCACGATTGCTGCCATTGAGATGGGCTTCATTGAGAGTGATGCTCGGGTCTTGGGAAAAGCCTGGTCGCGCATGATCAAGCATGAAGGTGACTTTAATCCAAAAGCTTGGCCCACTCGACCTGAGTACTTCGATATGCTTCCTTACTCTCGTGAAATGAACCCCAAAGCCTTTAAGGCTTGTCCTAAGCATTTGGGTTTGTATGGAGTCTTTCCAGATTCCGATTGGATTGCGCGCATGGTCGATGCAGAATTACCCACAGCACAATTACGCTTTAAGTCGGAGGACCCTAAAGAGATCAGTAAACAGATTAAGGCTGCCGTTGCAGCGGTAGAAGGTAGTAAGACCCTACTCTTTATTAATGACCATTGGCAAGAGGCTATTGCAGCAGGTGCCTATGGTGTGCATTTGGGGCAAGAAGATCTAGCAGATGCTAATTTAGATGCGATTCGGGATGCGGGTCTTCGTTTAGGCTTAAGTACCCATGGTTATGCCGAGCTCGTTATTGCAGATCGAATTTGTCCTAGCTATATTGCAATGGGCGCTGTGTTCCCTACGAACCTCAAGAGGATGCCTACAGCGCCACAAGGACTGGGGCGCTTATATGCCTATGCCAAACTGATGCAGCACTACCCCTTGGTGGCCATTGGTGGCATTGATGAGACTAGTATCAATGCGGTGGCACAAAGTGGCGTTGGCTCTGTTGCTGTGGTTAGAGCAATTGTGGCTGCTGCGGATCCCAAAGCGGCGGTCAAGCGTCTACAAGAGCTCATGAAGACCAACTAG
- a CDS encoding SDR family oxidoreductase yields MQINNLVLITGASQGIGRAIATRVIQDGYRVINLDKKAPKSLLEGETYHSIDLMDPQAIEELIPKITKQEPILRLVNNAGFIRPGALENTTLDDFEAVMALNLRAPMLLAQQLLPHMRQAKFGRIVSIASRAALGKEERTVYAASKAGLVGMTKTWALEMAKFGITVNAIGPGPIATELFTSGNPPDDPKTIKIIQNIPVQRMGQPEDVAHAVASLLDDRAGFITGQIHFVCGGMTVGLSNAT; encoded by the coding sequence ATGCAAATCAATAATCTTGTTTTAATCACTGGAGCAAGCCAAGGCATTGGCAGGGCAATTGCCACTCGAGTCATCCAAGATGGATATCGGGTGATTAATCTCGATAAAAAGGCGCCTAAGAGCTTATTAGAAGGGGAGACCTATCATTCCATTGATCTAATGGACCCTCAGGCGATTGAAGAGCTCATACCAAAGATAACAAAGCAAGAACCAATTCTGCGCTTAGTGAACAATGCTGGATTTATTAGACCTGGCGCTCTAGAAAATACCACCCTCGATGACTTTGAAGCAGTGATGGCGCTTAACTTAAGGGCACCAATGCTCTTGGCTCAACAACTATTACCCCATATGCGCCAGGCTAAATTTGGTCGTATTGTGAGTATTGCGAGCCGAGCTGCACTGGGCAAGGAGGAGCGGACGGTCTATGCAGCTAGTAAAGCAGGGCTTGTTGGGATGACCAAAACCTGGGCGCTGGAGATGGCGAAATTTGGGATTACTGTGAATGCGATTGGGCCCGGCCCAATTGCTACAGAACTCTTTACTTCGGGTAACCCACCCGATGACCCAAAAACGATCAAGATCATACAAAATATCCCGGTGCAACGCATGGGGCAACCAGAGGATGTGGCGCATGCGGTTGCATCCTTATTGGATGATCGTGCTGGCTTCATTACAGGGCAAATACATTTTGTCTGCGGTGGCATGACCGTAGGATTAAGTAATGCAACCTAG
- a CDS encoding GMC family oxidoreductase N-terminal domain-containing protein produces the protein MNTSSPNLEFDTVIVGAGSAGCLLANRLSANPNHRVLLLEAGGEDDWFWIKVPVGYLFTIANPRTDWCFKTEADPGLNQRSIHYARGRVIGGSSSINAMIYMRGQASDYERWAELTGDPIWQWSTTLETYKSLESYYAGSNAWHGDAGEMRVERPRVQWDILDAWREAAHEQGIPKIEEFNRGNNEGCAYFQMTQQRGVRWSMADAYLHPIRHRHNLTVLTRAQVLKLNLSTIAPETLNQACYTQSAWRGAHSEVRGLELLHQGVRKTIIAKDQVILSAGSIGSPHLLQVSGIGPRGHLDSIGVKTQVDLPGVGENLQDHLQIRTVYQVENCKTVNTLYKNWFTRIGMGLEYLLKRTGPLTMPPSTLGAFTKSDPNQVSANIEWHVQPLSLPKFGEPLHPFNAITPSVCNLRPSSRGWIRGTTPNVLDDPKIQCNYLSTPDDLSVAVNSLKITRQIMASSALESYRPKEVLPGPSIQSDHDLEQAARDLGTTIFHPVGTCVMGKVDQSGRVENPNTVLDSECRVRGVARLRVIDASAMPCITSGNTNAPVMLIAETVARKIVAQRA, from the coding sequence ATGAATACGTCTTCACCCAATTTGGAGTTTGATACCGTTATTGTCGGGGCTGGAAGCGCAGGCTGCCTTTTGGCAAATCGTCTATCCGCTAATCCAAACCACCGCGTTCTATTACTCGAGGCAGGCGGTGAGGACGATTGGTTTTGGATAAAAGTCCCCGTGGGATATTTATTCACGATTGCCAATCCCAGAACCGATTGGTGTTTTAAGACCGAAGCAGATCCGGGACTCAATCAACGATCGATTCATTACGCCAGAGGCAGGGTCATTGGTGGCTCATCCTCTATTAATGCCATGATCTATATGCGGGGGCAGGCCAGTGATTATGAGCGTTGGGCAGAACTGACTGGTGATCCCATATGGCAGTGGAGCACCACCCTAGAGACCTATAAATCACTAGAGAGCTATTACGCAGGCTCTAACGCTTGGCATGGCGATGCGGGCGAGATGCGGGTAGAGCGCCCGCGTGTGCAGTGGGATATTTTGGATGCATGGCGTGAGGCAGCGCACGAGCAAGGCATACCAAAGATTGAGGAGTTTAATCGTGGCAATAATGAAGGCTGCGCATACTTTCAGATGACCCAACAGCGCGGTGTGCGTTGGTCAATGGCAGATGCTTATCTACACCCTATCCGCCATCGGCATAACCTTACTGTGCTTACTCGAGCACAGGTCTTAAAACTTAATCTCAGCACAATTGCCCCAGAGACATTGAACCAAGCTTGCTATACCCAAAGTGCCTGGCGCGGTGCGCACAGTGAAGTTCGGGGCTTGGAACTTTTGCATCAAGGAGTTCGTAAAACGATTATCGCCAAGGATCAGGTGATTCTGTCGGCTGGGTCGATTGGCTCACCACATCTTTTGCAAGTTTCTGGAATTGGACCGCGAGGCCATTTAGATAGTATCGGCGTTAAAACGCAGGTCGATTTACCCGGAGTCGGAGAGAACCTCCAAGACCACTTACAAATCCGTACCGTTTATCAGGTGGAGAACTGCAAAACGGTGAACACACTGTATAAAAACTGGTTCACACGGATTGGGATGGGGCTCGAGTATCTACTAAAGCGTACGGGCCCACTAACGATGCCGCCATCGACCTTGGGTGCATTTACGAAGAGCGATCCCAATCAAGTCAGCGCTAATATCGAATGGCATGTTCAACCTCTCTCGCTGCCGAAGTTTGGGGAGCCCCTCCATCCGTTTAATGCGATTACCCCAAGCGTTTGCAATCTCAGGCCAAGTAGTCGAGGTTGGATTCGGGGGACAACACCCAATGTCTTAGACGACCCTAAGATTCAGTGTAATTATTTATCGACTCCTGACGATCTCTCTGTCGCTGTTAATAGTCTTAAAATCACCCGACAGATTATGGCAAGCTCAGCACTAGAGTCTTATAGACCAAAGGAAGTATTACCAGGCCCAAGTATTCAAAGTGATCACGATCTAGAACAAGCAGCCAGAGACTTGGGAACCACCATCTTTCATCCGGTGGGTACTTGCGTGATGGGTAAGGTGGATCAATCCGGTAGAGTAGAAAATCCCAACACCGTTTTGGATTCTGAATGTCGGGTCAGAGGGGTAGCTCGCCTACGCGTGATTGATGCCTCTGCTATGCCGTGTATAACCTCGGGCAACACCAATGCCCCGGTCATGCTAATCGCAGAAACCGTCGCCAGAAAGATTGTGGCGCAGAGAGCTTAG